In the genome of Pseudoglutamicibacter cumminsii, one region contains:
- a CDS encoding MFS transporter, producing the protein MTTDNQAFSPVQRHLLTVTLIPMFMTLLSVSIVNVILPSIKTSLGADDSQLQWVVSGYALAFGVLLVAAGRAGDVYGRGRLFVAGLAVFGLGSLLAGLAPNTAVLNVARALTGLGSGALGPQIIGLIQQFFSGPKRGRAFGLFGAVVGVSVAIGPVLGGLLIQIFGADWGWRASILINVPIAAFAILMSKKWFPAGAWEPVPAADQPAGIQPDGVEVSRGRAKADVDPVGIILFGLSVLLVMLPFMEARASAWFWAALPLGLIVLVVWVFWERSYERRGRSPMVDMNLFKTRSFANGTALISVHFTGMPAIWLIVAVYMQNGQGKSALAAGAIGLPAAILSAATSAIAGRHIVRLGRILVVTAQFVVLVGLLGSILVIWMIETWDISVWWLMIPLAFAGGAQGAVISPNQTLTLADVPVQYAGSAGGVMQTGQRVGTAIGLALVTGIVFASAAATGNWDHATMTGFAAVFAIVALATALGVLDLFQSRKERRDRYGA; encoded by the coding sequence GTGACTACTGATAATCAAGCATTTTCTCCGGTCCAGCGGCATCTGTTGACGGTGACGCTGATTCCGATGTTTATGACGCTTCTGAGCGTCTCGATTGTCAACGTCATTCTCCCGTCGATCAAGACGAGCCTGGGCGCAGATGATTCGCAGCTCCAGTGGGTTGTCTCCGGCTACGCTCTGGCCTTCGGTGTCCTGCTGGTTGCCGCGGGCCGCGCAGGCGACGTGTATGGCCGTGGACGGTTGTTCGTGGCCGGCTTGGCGGTGTTCGGTCTCGGCTCGCTTCTGGCGGGGCTCGCGCCGAACACTGCCGTACTCAATGTTGCCCGTGCGCTCACGGGTCTAGGTTCTGGCGCTCTGGGCCCGCAGATCATCGGCCTGATCCAGCAGTTCTTTAGCGGACCTAAGCGCGGCAGGGCGTTCGGCCTCTTCGGTGCCGTGGTGGGTGTCTCTGTTGCGATCGGCCCAGTCCTGGGTGGCCTGCTCATCCAGATCTTCGGCGCTGACTGGGGTTGGCGCGCCTCGATCCTCATCAACGTTCCGATCGCGGCTTTCGCGATCCTCATGTCGAAGAAATGGTTCCCTGCGGGGGCGTGGGAGCCGGTGCCGGCTGCGGATCAGCCTGCGGGTATCCAGCCCGATGGCGTTGAGGTCTCGCGAGGCCGTGCCAAGGCCGACGTCGACCCCGTCGGCATCATCCTATTCGGCTTGTCCGTGCTGCTTGTGATGCTGCCGTTCATGGAAGCGCGCGCTTCGGCCTGGTTCTGGGCGGCGTTGCCACTCGGGCTCATCGTGTTGGTCGTGTGGGTCTTCTGGGAGCGCTCCTATGAACGCCGCGGCCGCTCCCCGATGGTTGATATGAACCTGTTCAAGACCCGTTCGTTCGCCAACGGAACCGCGCTGATCTCTGTGCATTTCACGGGCATGCCCGCTATCTGGTTGATCGTGGCTGTCTATATGCAGAACGGGCAGGGCAAGTCCGCTCTAGCAGCGGGCGCGATCGGCTTGCCTGCCGCGATCCTGTCTGCGGCAACATCCGCGATCGCTGGCCGCCACATCGTGCGTTTGGGCCGCATCCTGGTGGTCACCGCTCAGTTTGTGGTGCTTGTGGGGCTCCTGGGGAGCATCCTGGTGATCTGGATGATCGAGACCTGGGATATCTCCGTGTGGTGGCTCATGATCCCGCTCGCGTTCGCTGGTGGTGCTCAGGGTGCTGTGATTAGCCCTAACCAGACTCTTACCCTGGCCGATGTGCCGGTTCAGTACGCGGGGTCCGCAGGCGGCGTCATGCAGACGGGGCAGCGTGTTGGTACCGCGATTGGTCTTGCGTTGGTCACGGGCATCGTGTTTGCGAGCGCGGCGGCAACCGGCAACTGGGATCACGCAACGATGACCGGTTTCGCTGCCGTGTTCGCGATTGTTGCGCTCGCTACCGCGCTCGGTGTGTTGGATCTGTTCCAGTCGCGCAAGGAACGCCGGGACCGCTACGGCGCCTAA
- a CDS encoding citrate synthase, which produces MTDANAQLSYAEKQLDLGVVEAAEGNEGLAIAPLRKETGAVTYDPGYMNTASTKSAITYIDGEEGILRYRGYPIEQLAEKSNFLETSYLLINGELPTAEQYEEWDQSIRRRTLLHEEMRNFFDGFPRDAHPMPLLSSAVSALSTWYQDSLDPFDDEQIELSTTRLMGKVPVIAAYALKKSMGRALLYPDNSLNLVENFIRLCFANPAEPYELDPEMVRALDQLLILHADHEQNCSTSTVRMVGSADANLFASVSAGINALFGPAHGGANEAVLHMLKQIQAEGLDPADFMEKVKNKEAGIRLMGFGHRVYKSYDPRAKIVKETAHRVLEKHGSNELLDIAMTLEEKALSDDYFIERKLYPNVDFYTGLIYKAMGFPEKMFTVLFAIGRLPGWIAQWREMMQDPERKIGRPRQIYTGYTQRDYPNA; this is translated from the coding sequence ATGACTGATGCGAATGCACAGTTGAGCTATGCCGAGAAGCAGCTCGACCTCGGCGTTGTGGAAGCGGCAGAAGGCAACGAAGGCCTGGCAATCGCTCCGCTGCGTAAAGAAACCGGCGCAGTAACGTACGACCCGGGGTACATGAACACGGCCTCGACCAAGTCGGCCATCACCTACATCGACGGTGAAGAGGGAATCCTGCGTTACCGCGGCTACCCGATCGAGCAGCTCGCTGAGAAGTCGAACTTCCTGGAGACCTCCTACCTGCTCATCAACGGCGAACTCCCAACCGCCGAGCAGTACGAAGAATGGGACCAGAGCATCCGCCGCCGCACCCTCCTGCACGAGGAAATGCGCAACTTCTTTGACGGCTTCCCACGCGATGCACACCCGATGCCGCTGCTGTCCTCGGCAGTGTCCGCGCTCTCGACCTGGTACCAGGACTCCCTGGATCCGTTCGATGACGAACAGATCGAACTGTCCACGACCCGCCTCATGGGTAAGGTCCCGGTCATCGCTGCATACGCGTTGAAGAAGTCGATGGGCCGCGCGCTGCTCTACCCAGACAACTCACTCAACCTCGTTGAGAACTTCATCCGCTTGTGCTTCGCTAACCCAGCGGAGCCGTACGAGCTGGACCCAGAGATGGTGCGCGCGCTTGATCAGCTGCTGATCCTGCATGCAGACCACGAGCAGAACTGCTCGACCTCTACGGTCCGCATGGTCGGCTCCGCTGACGCGAACCTGTTCGCTTCCGTTTCCGCGGGCATCAACGCTCTGTTCGGCCCAGCTCACGGCGGCGCGAACGAGGCCGTTCTGCACATGCTCAAGCAGATCCAGGCTGAGGGCCTCGACCCAGCTGACTTCATGGAGAAGGTCAAGAACAAGGAAGCCGGCATCCGCCTCATGGGCTTCGGCCACCGCGTATACAAGTCCTACGACCCACGCGCGAAGATCGTCAAGGAAACCGCGCACCGCGTCCTCGAGAAGCACGGCTCCAACGAGCTGCTCGACATCGCGATGACCCTGGAAGAGAAGGCGCTCAGCGATGATTACTTCATCGAGCGCAAGCTCTACCCGAACGTGGACTTCTACACGGGCCTGATCTACAAGGCGATGGGCTTCCCAGAGAAGATGTTCACCGTCCTGTTCGCGATCGGCCGCCTCCCAGGCTGGATTGCCCAGTGGCGTGAAATGATGCAGGACCCAGAGCGTAAGATCGGCCGTCCACGCCAGATCTACACCGGCTACACGCAGCGCGACTACCCGAACGCGTAA
- the dapC gene encoding succinyldiaminopimelate transaminase, which yields MSTTDRPSTQPSTAFGLHLPDYPWELLAPYRERAQAHPGGAVDVSIGTPVDPTPKILQDALAAATDSPGYPTTQGTPELREAIAQWWRRRRNAADVTADMVMPVVGSKEFIAWLPLISGLGAHGAHGNSGGNEKADVVVCPRVAYPTYAVGATLAGAEAVSADSLDELDDETRSRVKLIYLNSPGNPTGSVLSREDLARWVRDAREIGAIIASDECYAELGWGEWEDSVPSILDTEVNGGDLTGLLGIYSMSKQSNLAGYRAAFVTGAPELMPDLINTRKHAGMMIPGPVQHAMTVGLADDQHVAQQKNLYRARHEQLKSALESAGFTIDHSEAGLYLWATRGEDCWDTIGWLADRGIIAGPGAFYGPHGTKHVRIALTASDERIKTAVERLT from the coding sequence ATGAGCACAACTGACCGACCCTCAACCCAGCCATCTACGGCGTTTGGGTTGCATCTTCCCGATTACCCGTGGGAGCTTCTGGCGCCGTACCGCGAGCGCGCCCAAGCCCACCCGGGCGGTGCGGTTGATGTTTCGATCGGTACGCCCGTGGATCCAACGCCGAAGATCCTCCAGGATGCTTTGGCCGCGGCCACGGACTCGCCAGGCTACCCCACCACGCAAGGCACCCCTGAGCTGCGGGAAGCGATCGCTCAGTGGTGGCGACGACGCCGCAATGCGGCCGACGTGACCGCGGACATGGTCATGCCGGTGGTGGGTTCCAAGGAGTTCATCGCGTGGTTGCCACTCATCTCGGGGCTCGGTGCGCACGGTGCTCATGGAAACAGCGGAGGCAATGAAAAAGCGGACGTCGTGGTCTGCCCGCGGGTCGCGTACCCGACGTACGCGGTAGGTGCGACGCTGGCCGGAGCCGAGGCTGTATCGGCTGATTCCTTGGACGAGCTGGATGACGAGACGCGTTCCCGCGTCAAGCTCATCTACCTGAACTCGCCCGGCAACCCGACCGGCTCCGTACTGAGCCGCGAGGACCTCGCACGTTGGGTGCGCGACGCGCGCGAGATCGGCGCGATCATCGCCTCGGACGAATGCTACGCGGAACTCGGGTGGGGCGAATGGGAAGACTCCGTCCCCTCGATCCTGGATACGGAAGTCAACGGGGGAGACCTGACCGGGCTTCTGGGGATCTATTCGATGTCCAAGCAATCGAACCTCGCCGGCTACCGCGCCGCGTTCGTCACCGGCGCCCCGGAACTCATGCCGGACCTCATCAACACCCGCAAACATGCCGGCATGATGATCCCCGGCCCAGTCCAGCACGCAATGACGGTCGGCCTCGCAGACGACCAACACGTCGCGCAACAGAAAAACCTCTACCGCGCCCGCCACGAACAGCTGAAGTCCGCGCTCGAGTCCGCTGGCTTCACCATCGACCATTCCGAAGCCGGCCTCTACCTGTGGGCGACCCGCGGCGAAGACTGCTGGGACACCATCGGGTGGCTCGCCGACCGCGGCATCATCGCAGGACCCGGCGCGTTCTATGGCCCGCACGGAACCAAGCACGTCCGCATAGCCCTCACCGCATCGGACGAACGCATCAAAACCGCGGTAGAGCGGCTCACGTAA
- the fdxA gene encoding ferredoxin, which produces MTYIIAQPCVDLKDKACIDECPVDCIYEGNRMLYIHPDECVDCGACEPVCPVEAIYYEDDVPEEWAEYYKANVDFFDEIGSPGGAARSGAFDFDHPFIDALPPQNQG; this is translated from the coding sequence GTGACCTACATCATTGCGCAGCCCTGTGTGGACTTGAAAGACAAGGCGTGCATTGACGAATGCCCAGTCGACTGCATCTATGAAGGCAACCGCATGCTCTACATCCATCCGGATGAATGCGTTGACTGCGGCGCATGCGAACCGGTCTGCCCCGTGGAAGCCATCTACTACGAAGACGACGTCCCAGAAGAGTGGGCCGAATACTACAAAGCCAACGTGGACTTCTTCGACGAGATCGGCTCGCCAGGCGGCGCCGCGCGCTCGGGTGCATTCGACTTCGACCACCCATTCATCGACGCCCTGCCACCACAGAACCAGGGCTAG